One Trichoderma atroviride chromosome 7, complete sequence DNA segment encodes these proteins:
- a CDS encoding uncharacterized protein (EggNog:ENOG41~SECRETED:SignalP(1-20)~MEROPS:MER0090759) — MKALKLAICLLGSIVITASCANLPQVRRHAPDWDLAKPMNGLTFERAKAIKEPSSDRTTMHFSHLKGIKARPGQQHSGVSALSRLRSSTPGSIKQSFQNISALTAASTQYAIQCGWDGVPVWLLFDTGSSDTWATKTGFKCSDGTGDSHNEAACGFSTPYIDGFGHGQIDELHFYLKYGSGEHISGPMGYSDVSCGGVSVAKQQVGLANNTYWHGNNVTVGILGLAYPAITSAYYGDVGQEAPWNAMSYTPFLTNAISQGTIDPVFSVALIKNSTDGVIAWGGLPPMDWQFRGYAKTDLIIANLVGQPETAWKYSFYTIVPDGMRWDQTTDTTKYPYIVDTGTTMLYLPPPLAESIANSFQPRAVYLYQWGTYFAPCDAIPPHFAIIISGVEFWINPADLIYQDLVDPLTGYCAIGIASGGPGPYILGDVFLQNVLAVFDVGAAEMRFYSRK, encoded by the exons ATGAAGGCTCTAAAGTTGGCCATCTGCCTTCtgggcagcatcgtcatcacgGCATCCTGTGCCAACCTCCCCCAGGTCAGACGCCATGCTCCAGACTGGGACCTCGCAAAGCCCATGAACGGCCTCACCTTTGAGAGagccaaggccatcaaggagCCGAGCAGCGACCGCACCACGATGCACTTCTCGCAcctcaagggcatcaaggccaggccaggccagcaGCACTCGGGCGTCTCTGCGCTCAGCCGCCTCCGCAGCAGTACCCCTGGCTCCATCAAGCAGTCGTTCCAGAACATCTCGGCCCTGACTGCTGCGTCTACCCAGTATGCCATCCAGTGCGGCTGGGACGGCGTCCCCGTCTGGCTGCTCTTCGACACCGGCAGCTCCGACACGTGGGCGACCAAGACGGGCTTCAAGTGCTCGGACGGCACCGGCGATTCGCACAACGAGGCTGCGTGCGGCTTCTCGACGCCGTACATTGACGGCTTCGGCCACGGCCAGATCGACGAGCTGCACTTCTACCTCAAGTACGGCTCGGGCGAGCACATCTCGGGGCCCATGGGCTACAGCGACGTCTCGTGCGGCGGCGTGTCCGTGGCGAAGCAGCAGGTCGGGCTCGCCAACAACACGTACTGGCACGGCAACAACGTCACCGTCGGCATCCTGGGGCTTGCGTATCCGGCCATCACCAGCGCCTACTATGGCGACGTGGGCCAGGAGGCGCCGTGGAACGCCATGAGCTACACGCCGTTTCTGACCAATGCCATCAGCCAGGGCACCATCGATCCCGTCTTCAGCGTTGCCCTGATCAAGAACTCGACAGATGGCGTCATCGCCTGGGGAGGCTTGCCGCCGATGGACTGGCAGTTCCGGGGATATGCCAAGACGGATCTCATCATT GCAAATCTTGTTGGCCAGCCGGAAACTGCGTGGAAGTACTCGTTCTACACGATTGTGCCCGACGGCATGCGATGGGACCAGACGACAGACACCACAAAGTACCCGTACATTGTCGACACGGGCACGACGATGCTCTATCTGCCTCCTC CCCTGGCCGAGTCCATTGCCAACTCGTTCCAGCCGCGCGCCGTCTACCTCTACCAATGGGGCACGTACTTTGCGCCCTGCGACGCCATCCCGCCGcactttgccatcatcatctcgggCGTCGAGTTCTGGATCAACCCGGCCGACCTGATCTACCAAGACCTCGTCGACCCGCTGACGGGCTACTGCGCCATTGGCATCGCCAGCGGCGGTCCGGGGCCGTACATTCTGGGCGATGTGTTTTTGCAGAATGTGCTGGCCGTGTTTGACGTTGGCGCAGCCGAGATGCGGTTCTACTCGAGAAAATGA